The Carboxydocella sporoproducens DSM 16521 DNA segment TTCAGAACGGTTTTGCTATAGCCGGTGACTATATGAGTGCCGCTTCATTTCTGGGGATTGCTGGACTCATTGCTTTAAATGGCTATGATGGTTTTATGTATTCTGTAGGTTGGCTGGTAGCATATATTACTGTTCTACTGGTCGTAGCCGAACCCTTACGAAATAGCGGTAAATATACCATGGCCGATATGCTGGCTTACCGCTTAAAACCCAAGCCGGTGCGGACTGCAGCAGCCCTTTCTACTCTAGTTATCTCCACCTTTTATCTATTAGCCCAAATGGTGGGTGCAGGTAGCTTAATTAAAATGCTAATCGGCTTATCCTATGAAACCTCCATTATTATAATCGGTATAATGATGATCTTATATGTTGCCTTCGGTGGTATGCTGGCAACCACCTGGGTTCAAATCATAAAAGCGGGATTATTAATGGCTTGTGCAATTGTTTTAAGCTTTGCGGTTTTAGTAAAATTTAACTTCAATTTCGTGGACTTTTTTGGCGGTTTAAGCCAGAAGTACGGCCAATCATTCCTGGAGCCAGGGAAATTATATAAGAATCCCATTGAATTAATCTCATTAGGATTAGCGCTAGTTTTAGGTACTGCGGGAATGCCTCATATTCTCATGCGCTTCTATACTGTACCTACTGCAAAAGAGGCCCGGAAATCCGTTGTTTGGGCAATGATTTTAATCGGTTCATTCTACATTATGACAACTTTCCTTGGATTCGGAGCAGCATACTTTGTTGGAGCAGATGCGGTCAAAGCTGCTGAAAAAGGCGGTAATATGGCAGCTCCAATGCTGGCCCAATATCTATTCGGTGGACCTAATACAATTGGTGGTGAAGCTGGTTTAGCTTTCGTTTCTGCGGTTGCTTTCGCTACAATCTTAGCAGTAGTTGCCGGTTTGACTCTGGCTGCATCCAGTGCCTTTGCCTATGATTTTTACACTAATGTAATTAAGGGTGGCAATGTGGATGAAGCTACTCAGGTTAAAGTCGCGAAGAGAACAACTGTAGCTGTTGGTATTGTAGCAATAATTTTGGGGCTTCTAGCTAAAGGCCAAAACGTCGCCCACCTGGTAGCTCTGGCCTTCGCAGTTGCATCCTCTGCCAATGTGCCGGTTATTGTCTTCTCGGTATTCTGGAAGAAGTTCAATACTGGTGGTGCTGTAACCGGTATCCTGGTTGGCCTGGCTTCCTGTATCATTTTCCTCCTGCTAGGCCCCAATGTGATGGATCCAAAGACTGCAATCTTTCCACTGAAGAATCCGGCTATTGTTTCTGTTCCGTTAGGATTCCTGGGTGCCTATCTGGGCAGCTTGTTCTATCGTGAACCGGAAGCCGAAGAGAAATTCGAAGAACTCTACG contains these protein-coding regions:
- a CDS encoding solute symporter family protein gives rise to the protein MKIITFGLFALVVLATLIITYWAARRTKTTAEFYAAGRSLSGIQNGFAIAGDYMSAASFLGIAGLIALNGYDGFMYSVGWLVAYITVLLVVAEPLRNSGKYTMADMLAYRLKPKPVRTAAALSTLVISTFYLLAQMVGAGSLIKMLIGLSYETSIIIIGIMMILYVAFGGMLATTWVQIIKAGLLMACAIVLSFAVLVKFNFNFVDFFGGLSQKYGQSFLEPGKLYKNPIELISLGLALVLGTAGMPHILMRFYTVPTAKEARKSVVWAMILIGSFYIMTTFLGFGAAYFVGADAVKAAEKGGNMAAPMLAQYLFGGPNTIGGEAGLAFVSAVAFATILAVVAGLTLAASSAFAYDFYTNVIKGGNVDEATQVKVAKRTTVAVGIVAIILGLLAKGQNVAHLVALAFAVASSANVPVIVFSVFWKKFNTGGAVTGILVGLASCIIFLLLGPNVMDPKTAIFPLKNPAIVSVPLGFLGAYLGSLFYREPEAEEKFEELYVRANTGIGAEV